The genomic window CATGTCTAATATTAACGACGATTTATTAGGTAAAAGCGACGTTAAATAGGTGTTAATATCACTGTTTAACATATATACCCTCCATTGCTTGTTTGCAACTCGATATATTTTACCACAATAGCGCAAAGAATGCGAGTAGAAATGAAGTGTACTTCCTACAACTACATATTAATCATAATAAAATACAAGCTGTTATCTGCATTTTATAAACAAATGAACCTTTATTATATACATTTAGTATTTATCATGAGAGGAGTCGTCTTTAAGGCAGCAATCCTTTTTCCACAAAAGTAAAGCTACCCCTGCTTTTCACTCATCTAACAGAAAATCATGAATGTTAGGTGTGAACTATTTGTGGGGTAGCCTGTTAATAATAGTTAATTAACGGAACTCTGCTAACTTGCGATTATGTTCATTAAGGGTCCGACTAAATTCATTTTGCCCCGTTGGTGTAGCAAAGAAATAAAAATAGTCAGTATCTGCTGGTTCGAGAACAGCGCTAATTGATGTTACTCCTGCATTAGCTATTGGACCTGGTGGCAAACCAATGATTTTATATGTGTTGTAGGGTGATTCAACCTCTAAATCCGCATACAATACACGTTGTTTATGCTCTCCTAAAGCATATAAAACAGTAGGGTCTGTTTGCAGTGGCATCCCTTCATTTAAGCGATTATAGAACACGCTAGCAATCATTTTTCTGTCTGTTTGTTCTGTTGCTTCTTCTTCTACAAGGGATGCAAAAGTAAGCAACTCATGAACTGTCATTCCTTTTTCTTCCATTTTAACAAAGTAAGCATCCATCATTTGAGCCGTTTTATCGAGCATAGCCTCTATAACAGATTTTATACTTGGTTCTTCTTCATAAAATGAGTACGTAGCAGGATATAAATATCCTTCGAGTGGATATCTAATATTAAACGCTAAAATCTCATCAGTCAAAATTGATGGATATTTATCCATAAGCTCTTCTAAATATGCTTCATCTGTTAATGTACCCATCACTTCATCAATAGGATGATTCGTTTTCTCTGCAATAATTGTTGCAATCTGGTCAAGCTGTTTACCTTCTGGAATGGTTATTTTAAATTTCACTTCTTGAATAATTTTACCTTGTTTTAAAGCCGCTATGATTTCATCGTGAGTCATTGAAGGCTTTAAAGTATAATCCCCTGCTTGGAAATCAGACGCATTACGAAACTTTATATAGTATTTGAAAATTTTGGCGTCTCTAATAATTTCTTGTTCTTCTAATATATTAGCGATTGCCGTAACCGAAGATCCTAAAGGAATTGAAACAGCAACCTCTTTATTACTAGTTTCATCGACAGGCTGGAGTGCTTCCGAAACGTATAAATATCCCCCCACCATTGTGCCAATAACTAAAGCAAACATGATAATTGCTAACACCAGGACAATTCTTCGGACGACTCTCGCTTCTTTAGAGCGCTCTAGTAAATTACTCTTAAATTGACTCATTGTATCTTTATCTTTATCTTTGTCTTTATCTTTAAAGTTTGTTTCATTCACGTTAGACCCTCCTCTCACCGATTTTTAATTATACTACAGTTATAAAGTTTTTTCGCTTTTTTTATACAAAATTCTTACTAAAAACATGGTTTTTATATAAACTATCCTCCACACACCCTTGCTTACGGTTTACGCTGTTAAACTGTGTTGTTTTTACCTTTGACAGACACCTATACAAATAAATAGTATTTATGAAC from Bacillus sp. HMF5848 includes these protein-coding regions:
- the mltG gene encoding endolytic transglycosylase MltG — protein: MSQFKSNLLERSKEARVVRRIVLVLAIIMFALVIGTMVGGYLYVSEALQPVDETSNKEVAVSIPLGSSVTAIANILEEQEIIRDAKIFKYYIKFRNASDFQAGDYTLKPSMTHDEIIAALKQGKIIQEVKFKITIPEGKQLDQIATIIAEKTNHPIDEVMGTLTDEAYLEELMDKYPSILTDEILAFNIRYPLEGYLYPATYSFYEEEPSIKSVIEAMLDKTAQMMDAYFVKMEEKGMTVHELLTFASLVEEEATEQTDRKMIASVFYNRLNEGMPLQTDPTVLYALGEHKQRVLYADLEVESPYNTYKIIGLPPGPIANAGVTSISAVLEPADTDYFYFFATPTGQNEFSRTLNEHNRKLAEFR